One stretch of Oncorhynchus clarkii lewisi isolate Uvic-CL-2024 chromosome 1, UVic_Ocla_1.0, whole genome shotgun sequence DNA includes these proteins:
- the LOC139399725 gene encoding nuclear transport factor 2, translating into MGEKPIWEQIGSSFVQHYYQLFDTDRTQLGAIYIDASCLTWEGQQFQGKAAIVEKLSTLPFLKIAHSITAQDHQPTPDSCIMSMVVGQLKADEDPIMGFHQSFILKNINDAWVCTNDMFRLALHNFG; encoded by the exons ATGGGGGAAAAGCCGATTTGGGAACAGATAGGATCCAGTTTTGTGCAACATTACTACCAGCTCTTTGACACGGACAGGACCCAGCTTGGAGCAATATAT ATCGATGCATCATGCCTTACATGGGAGGGACAGCAATTCCAGGGAAAAGCAGCGATTGTCGAGAAACTTTCT ACTCTCCCCTTCTTAAAAATAGCTCACAGTATAACAGCACAAGACCACCAGCCCACACCTGACAGCTGTATAATGAGTATGGTAGTAGGACAATTAAAA GCTGATGAGGACCCCATCATGGGATTTCATCAGAGTTTCATCCTGAAGAACATTAATGATGCCTGGGTATGCACCAATGACATGTTCCGGCTCGCGCTGCACAATTTCGGCTAA
- the LOC139399583 gene encoding translin-associated factor X-interacting protein 1: MSTQKDIRLPPLSSFERLSSECQHNAEKRTGRQVAIGGPGSCRASTRVGCTSGYLSTWPAHVTSQVVQQGRRHTSGGEIRNHGCGDEFGGPVGKPRFLEQLESYLKKELQALDLQQPKVQERKLQAYREVFGCFIEDFKTYKPLLCAIKNEYEITLAYLRDQIRELEPLRARLVVVSEQCEKRILGLREEERVEIRALKQERQHRQKVIENMRETQSSLQTQVCCLQADLAAQYLMYREECDARKLLIANISSMSYGPDEEPEEEQEEVEIEDPVKEKLALKVCREDLTKAQVELNRLHAEYGDVVPRRDWETLDHTHKENLLKLETLQKDFDQMKAEYDTLLEVHKQVTTQRDSLQGELEGFKEASTPRPEWEQCADVLGGSERWADLSQGQSSQRRLEILLAELGGKNSEFFTGLGTSDDVPIYLRYEGQLKNHRLKKNAVVRILKEVWKEKVMEDGRRNESSNLPEFLRQHLERQYGEKAGEWAYSLVEGIRQHQKDDSVSLFNDILTGKVDESVYHGQTHLLSNLLKVLIHSDSTESGLLSVQDFRDNLQMAFPLKRAQDIDELVTTAQAELDNNGGSLPYQRLYTEDADGKHKDFLNLVKKQAFTERHMYISQLRTQLGGKGEVTVADLRAAFKNIDPSLDATTLDWVLTMAFQIHQEELEQHTTQMDTELALQHLLAIDVTRAGPAPQQD, encoded by the exons CATAACGCTGAAAAAAGAACTGGGCGACAAGTGGCAATTGGCGGTCCTGGGTCATGTAGAGCATCAACCAGA GTTGGCTGTACTTCAGGCTACCTGTCAACCTGGCCTGCCCATGTCACCTCTCAAGTTGTTCAGCAGGGGAGGAGACATACTTCAGGTGGAGAGATCAGGAACCATGG ATGCGGTGATGAGTTTGGTGGCCCTGTGGGGAAGCCACGATTCCTGGAGCAGCTTGAAAGCTACCTAAAGAAGGAGCTGCAGGCTCTTGACTTACAACAACCAAAAGTCCAAGAGCGCAAACTACAG GCATACCGGGAGGTCTTTGGCTGTTTCATTGAGGACTTCAAAACGTACAAGCCGCTTCTGTGTGCCATAAAAAATGAATATGAAATCACATTAG CATACCTACGGGACCAGATCCGGGAGCTGGAGCCTCTCCGTGCTCGTCTGGTTGTGGtgtcagagcagtgtgaaaaGAGGATCCTGGGCCtgcgagaggaggagagggtagagattAGAGCTCTGAAGCAAGAGCGCCAACACCGTCAAAAGGTTATTGAAAACATGAGAGAGACACAAAGTTCCCTGCAGACCCAG GTGTGTTGTCTGCAGGCAGACCTGGCCGCTCAGTATCTGATGTACAGAGAAGAATGTGATGCTCGCAAGCTGCTCATCGCCAACATCAGCAGCATGAGCTATGGACCAGATGAGGAACCTGAGGAAGAGCAGGAAG AAGTGGAAATCGAGGACCCAGTGAAGGAGAAGTTGGCTCTGAAGGTGTGTCGAGAGGACCTGACTAAAGCCCAGGTGGAGCTAAATCGCTTGCATGCGGAGTATGGAGACGTAGTTCCCCGCCGTGACTGGGAGACGTTGGACCATACCCACAAAGAGAACTTGCTTAAG CTGGAGACCCTGCAGAAAGACTTTGATCAGATGAAGGCTGAATATGACACACTGCTTGAGGTGCACAAGCAAGTCACAACACAGAGGGACAGCCTCCAGGGAGAACTGGAGGGCTTCAAAGAGGCCTCTACCCCCAGGCCAGAATGGGAGCAGTGTGCAG ACGTACTGGGAGGTAGTGAGCGTTGGGCAGATCTCTCCCAGGGCCAGTCCAGCCAGCGGCGTTTGGAGATCCTGCTGGCAGAACTGGGAGGAAAGAACTCAGAGTTTTTCACTGGACTG GGTACTTCTGATGATGTGCCCATATACCTGCGCTATGAGGGGCAGTTAAAGAACCATAGGCTAAAGAAGAATGCGGTTGTGAGAATCCTCAAGGAGGTTTGGAAGGAGAAGGTCATGGAGGATGGAAGG AGAAATGAAAGCAGCAATCTTCCCGAGTTTCTGCGGCAACATCTGGAGAGACAATATGGGGAAAAGGCTGGAGAATGGGCTTATAGCTTAGTAGAGGGCATTCGTCAACACCAAAAGGATGACTCTGTCAGCCTCTTCAATGACATTCTCACAGGAAAG GTGGATGAGAGTGTGTACCATGGTCAGACACATCTACTGTCTAACCTGCTGAAAGTGTTGAtccacagtgacagtacagaGAGTGGGCTGCTCAGTGTTCAGGATTTCAG AGATAACTTGCAAATGGCCTTCCCTCTGAAAAGAGCGCAAGACATCGATGAGCTAGTGACCACAGCTCAGGCCGAGCTAGACAACAACGGTGGGAGCCTCCCATACCAAAGACTGTATACAGAG GATGCAGATGGGAAACACAAAGACTTCCTGAATCTGGTGAAGAAGCAGGCCTTCACAGAGAGGCATATGTATATCAGCCAACTGAGGACTCAGCTGGGAGGCAAAGG AGAGGTGACTGTGGCTGATCTAAGGGCTGCCTTTAAGAACATTGACCCCTCTCTGGACGCTACCACACTAGACTGGGTCCTAACTATGGCATTCCAGATACACCAGGAGGAGCTAGAGCAGCACACAACACAAATGGACACAGAGCTGGCCCTGCAGCACCTCCTGGCAATAGATGTGACCAGGGCTGGGCCTGCACCACAACAGGACTGA